TTGAGCATTGAAAGGATTGGGATAATTCTGGGAAAGAGTTATACCATTCGGCAAAACTGGCGATAAGGCAGTTGGCTCTTCAACAGAGGTGGTCATATGATCGCAAGTGAAAACAAATTCCCGGACTGCGCCGGCCGGAAGAGGTGGTTCGTTTTGATGCCAGATGCACATCAGCAGAAATTCCTCAGTAACCATAGCGGAATGACAATCAGGGTCATAGCTGATGATAATTGGGTTTTCAGCCCGGAAAGGAAACAGTACAATAGGATGACGATTTCCCCATTTGCCATTATAGCCGGGATAATCCTCTCGGTTCATAACGATTCGCACCGTAACTGTATCTTGAGTATCGCCGGGAACAATCTCAATCTGTTCATCATACATCGAGCCGGGAATAACACCGGACTCGGTATCCAAACGGGCATCCAATGCCGGGTCTCCATAGAGCGCCGAACCATTTAAATCCGGAGGATTTGTGCCCGGAGTATGATGAATCTGGTCAAAATATAGAGCCTGATTGGCTAAAAAGAATGCCTCCGGCCAGGTATAAAGCCCCTGACGAGCAAAATAAGCCTTGGTTCCGCCATGCTGATAGCTGTCTGAACCTTCCGGTATAACATAACCGGTCATAAGAGATGCGCCGCCGGTGTGAATCCAAGCAGGAGCCATCGAATTCAGGTTCTGGATTTTTCCGACATAGCAATTACCCAAAGCCAAATAGATTTTAGGGTTGATGGAATTGGCATTAATGTTTGAACCATAACGAGGGTCGCCATAAAGTTGACCGGCATTAGACCTGAAGAAACCCTCCAAGTCGGGAGTAGGATAATGAAGCTGCCAGTTATCATGATTGCCATGCCCGCTGGTCATAAAAATATCGATAGTATCGGCGTTTATCATGTTCATTAGAAATCCGGTGCGGTCGTTAGGACATAGATCCTCATCGGTTGTATCAACAATAGTGCCATCCAGATATTTGAAGCGGATACGATTATAGGTTCCCTCGCTGGTGCATATTCCCTGCGGGTAATAGCCCAAATCGCAGCTCATTGTGCCGCCAAGCATGTTCTTAACCCTGAAACTGCCGCAAGTAGCTAAGCGAAGAGCATCCGCGGCATTATATCCGGTAATTATTCCCCAGATGGCATCACCATAGGGGTCATCATCTAAGGCGCGGGTTAGAGTCCATATTGAAGTTTGAACGAAATTG
The nucleotide sequence above comes from Candidatus Zixiibacteriota bacterium. Encoded proteins:
- a CDS encoding T9SS type A sorting domain-containing protein, translated to MKRSKLFLLLFTFLLLTSLSRGDFRYAVVVNNSTYQIPEWGLVADTLVSRYNGEIFIWQNSTWDLRQDLIDYKPTHIAFVCEALTANSNFVQTSIWTLTRALDDDPYGDAIWGIITGYNAADALRLATCGSFRVKNMLGGTMSCDLGYYPQGICTSEGTYNRIRFKYLDGTIVDTTDEDLCPNDRTGFLMNMINADTIDIFMTSGHGNHDNWQLHYPTPDLEGFFRSNAGQLYGDPRYGSNINANSINPKIYLALGNCYVGKIQNLNSMAPAWIHTGGASLMTGYVIPEGSDSYQHGGTKAYFARQGLYTWPEAFFLANQALYFDQIHHTPGTNPPDLNGSALYGDPALDARLDTESGVIPGSMYDEQIEIVPGDTQDTVTVRIVMNREDYPGYNGKWGNRHPIVLFPFRAENPIIISYDPDCHSAMVTEEFLLMCIWHQNEPPLPAGAVREFVFTCDHMTTSVEEPTALSPVLPNGITLSQNYPNPFNAQTRIEYHLSSPMKINLAVYNLRGELVNTLYNGHQSEGTHNLIWDGRNNKGDEVVSGIYFYRLTSGDISESRSLLMLK